From the Solanum pennellii chromosome 4, SPENNV200 genome, one window contains:
- the LOC107018229 gene encoding uncharacterized protein LOC107018229: protein MPVTDYQGASASFTNFGRSLLSMRRDQVHSMEAAHEATSQEIELEAFQKQVAERFNELSSVDSDQLLSVPWIRKLLDVFLCCQEQFRSVLFNNTASLNKPPMDRYVTEYFDRSVKGLDVCNAIRDGIEQIKQWQKQLEIVLCALENQRCVGEGQFRRAKKALIDFAIGMLDEKESNTSVAHRNRSFGRNNTQNDHKSLGHFRSLSWSVSRNWSAARQLQAIGNNLVAPKNNEIAATNGLALAVFTMSYVLYFVMWALVAAIPCQDRGLQTHFYVTRQFVWAVPILSLHERILEESKKRDRRNACGLLKEIHEMEKCAHHMNELIDTVHFPITEEKDGEVKLRVHELGLVYDGLKNGLDPLERQVREVFHRIVRSRTEGLDSIGRGNHD, encoded by the coding sequence ATGCCAGTTACAGATTATCAAGGAGCATCTGCATCTTTCACAAATTTTGGGAGATCTCTTTTGAGTATGCGTCGAGATCAGGTGCATTCCATGGAAGCTGCTCATGAGGCGACTAGTCAAGAGATTGAACTCGAAGCTTTCCAGAAGCAAGTGGCTGAGCGTTTTAATGAATTATCTTCTGTTGATTCTGATCAATTGCTTTCGGTTCCCTGGATCCGTAAGCTGTTGGATGTGTTCCTCTGTTGCCAGGAGCAATTCAGGTCTGTTTTGTTCAACAACACTGCTAGTTTGAACAAACCTCCTATGGACAGATACGTTACTGAATATTTCGATAGGAGTGTGAAGGGATTGGATGTTTGTAACGCGATAAGGGATGGAATTGAGCAGATAAAGCAGTGGCAGAAGCAGTTGGAGATTGTTCTGTGTGCATTGGAAAATCAGAGGTGTGTTGGTGAAGGTCAATTTCGTCGTGCTAAGAAGGCTTTGATTGATTTTGCAATTGGTATGCTTGATGAGAAGGAGTCTAATACATCTGTTGCTCATAGAAACAGGTCATTTGGCCGAAACAATACTCAGAATGATCATAAATCTTTAGGCCATTTTAGATCATTGTCATGGAGTGTTTCTAGAAATTGGTCTGCTGCTAGGCAGCTTCAAGCAATTGGTAACAACTTAGTTGCtccaaaaaataatgaaattgctGCTACAAATGGATTAGCGTTGGCTGTTTTCACAATGAGTTATGTGTTATACTTTGTAATGTGGGCACTTGTGGCAGCAATACCATGCCAGGACCGTGGGTTGCAGACCCATTTTTATGTGACTAGGCAATTCGTTTGGGCCGTCCCAATCCTATCACTCCATGAAAGGATTTTGGAGGAATCGAAGAAGAGGGATCGTAGAAATGCTTGTGGATTGTTGAAGGAGATTCATGAGATGGAGAAATGCGCTCATCATATGAATGAATTGATCGATACGGTTCATTTTCCAATCACAGAGGAAAAAGATGGAGAAGTGAAGCTAAGAGTTCATGAACTTGGACTTGTTTATGATGGTTTAAAGAATGGATTAGACCCTTTAGAGCGCCAGGTTAGGGAAGTATTCCATCGAATTGTTCGGAGCAGGACTGAAGGCCTCGACTCTATCGGACGAGGGAATCATGACTGA